The following are from one region of the Gemmatimonadaceae bacterium genome:
- a CDS encoding cysteine desulfurase family protein: MPPEPIYLDHAATTPVRDEVFEAMRPFFGTRFGNPSSTHRWGREARAALDEARERVARCLGARSDELCFTSGGTEGDNLAILGAWRAMREKGRSAVVSTPIEHKAVLGAIHQAAREGAEERLLEVDCDGCVSIESFDALVDDAVAVCSVIWVNNEIGTVQPIPTLAERSRERGVVMHTDAVQAFGKIPIDAGTQQFDMLSISGHKIGAPKGIGALFIRRGTPLQPLMHGGTQDRGRRPGTENVASAIGLARAAELAVEEREAECRRLEMLRDRLETAIVERMPDTVVHGRNAPRAPHVLNISVPGTDSESLLMALDLKGIAASGGSACSSGSISPSHVLVAMGVSPELASAAVRMSLGALTTDECITRVAEVFPALVQKARQLSAAGDR; the protein is encoded by the coding sequence ATGCCTCCCGAGCCCATCTATCTCGACCACGCGGCGACAACCCCGGTTCGCGACGAGGTTTTCGAGGCCATGCGCCCGTTCTTCGGGACGCGCTTCGGAAACCCCTCCAGCACCCACCGCTGGGGACGCGAGGCGCGCGCTGCGCTCGACGAAGCACGCGAGCGAGTAGCCCGCTGTCTCGGCGCACGCAGTGATGAGCTCTGCTTCACGTCGGGCGGAACCGAGGGCGACAACCTCGCTATTCTCGGCGCCTGGAGGGCGATGCGCGAGAAGGGGCGCAGCGCTGTGGTCTCCACTCCCATCGAGCACAAGGCCGTGCTCGGCGCGATTCATCAGGCGGCGCGCGAGGGAGCCGAAGAGCGCCTGCTGGAGGTGGACTGCGACGGCTGCGTTTCGATCGAATCCTTCGACGCACTGGTGGACGATGCAGTCGCTGTCTGCTCGGTAATCTGGGTCAACAACGAGATCGGCACGGTGCAGCCTATTCCGACTCTCGCTGAAAGGTCCCGCGAGCGCGGCGTCGTGATGCACACGGATGCGGTTCAGGCATTCGGCAAGATTCCCATCGATGCCGGCACTCAGCAGTTCGATATGCTGTCGATCTCTGGCCACAAGATCGGCGCGCCAAAGGGCATCGGCGCGCTCTTCATCAGGCGCGGGACGCCGCTCCAGCCGCTGATGCACGGCGGAACGCAGGACCGCGGCAGAAGGCCCGGTACCGAAAACGTTGCCAGCGCCATCGGCCTCGCGCGCGCCGCGGAGCTCGCGGTCGAGGAGAGAGAGGCGGAATGCCGGCGCCTGGAGATGTTGCGGGACAGGCTCGAGACAGCAATTGTCGAGCGGATGCCGGACACGGTGGTGCATGGTCGTAACGCGCCGCGCGCCCCCCATGTTCTCAACATTTCCGTACCCGGCACCGACAGCGAGTCTCTCCTGATGGCGCTCGACCTCAAAGGCATCGCTGCATCGGGCGGGTCGGCTTGCTCGAGCGGAAGCATCAGTCCGTCGCACGTGCTGGTTGCAATGGGAGTTTCTCCCGAGCTCGCGAGCGCGGCCGTGCGGATGAGCCTTGGCGCTCTCACGACGGACGAATGCATTACCCGCGTGGCGGAAGTCTTCCCCGCTCTCGTTCAGAAGGCGCGGCAGCTCAGCGCCGCGGGCGACCGGTGA
- the mnmA gene encoding tRNA 2-thiouridine(34) synthase MnmA → MKERVLVAMSGGVDSSVAAALLVRSGYDVVGATMKLFCEGDEVPDRPCCSLDSVNDARRVCEHLGIPHYVLNLETKFNHDVVENFAQEYARGRTPIPCVRCNTFTKFRDLLRKADAIDARWLATGHYARVHDGVLYRGRDDNKDQTYFLWGIARAVLSRMLLPVGDSTKSEIRAAAHMLGLAVVAEKPESQEICFVPDGDYTRILERQLGVAAPALSPGPIMTSDGAVVGTHEGYARYTIGQRRGLPGGNARPMYVVAIRPDARAVVIGPREELLGRGVVAREVNWLVDQPEVGAGVSVRIRHRAALARGEIVRVDADEIEIALDEPVLAIAPGQSLVLYDGERVLGGGFIESASSRGVTRAQRTSLPVLAA, encoded by the coding sequence GTGAAGGAGCGCGTGCTAGTTGCAATGTCGGGGGGTGTGGATTCGTCGGTCGCCGCCGCATTGCTCGTACGTTCAGGCTACGACGTGGTCGGCGCGACGATGAAGCTGTTCTGCGAGGGCGACGAAGTACCCGATCGGCCGTGCTGCTCGCTCGATTCCGTAAATGACGCGCGGCGCGTCTGTGAGCATCTAGGAATTCCGCATTACGTCCTGAATCTCGAAACTAAGTTCAACCACGACGTCGTTGAGAACTTTGCGCAGGAATACGCACGCGGGCGCACTCCTATACCGTGCGTGCGCTGCAACACCTTCACGAAATTCCGCGATCTGCTCCGCAAGGCCGACGCAATCGACGCGCGGTGGCTCGCAACCGGCCATTACGCTCGCGTCCATGACGGCGTGCTCTACCGCGGCCGGGACGACAACAAGGACCAGACTTATTTTCTGTGGGGAATCGCCCGCGCCGTTCTTTCGCGAATGCTGCTTCCGGTCGGTGACTCGACCAAGTCGGAGATTCGCGCAGCGGCGCACATGCTCGGCTTGGCTGTCGTTGCTGAGAAGCCTGAAAGTCAGGAAATCTGCTTCGTTCCCGACGGTGATTACACGCGAATCCTCGAGCGGCAGCTCGGCGTCGCCGCGCCGGCGCTGAGTCCCGGGCCGATCATGACGTCCGACGGCGCCGTCGTCGGAACGCACGAGGGTTATGCGCGCTACACCATTGGCCAGAGGCGCGGGCTTCCGGGAGGAAACGCGCGCCCGATGTACGTCGTTGCCATCAGGCCCGATGCGAGAGCGGTAGTAATCGGACCGCGTGAGGAGCTGCTGGGTCGAGGCGTCGTCGCGCGTGAGGTGAACTGGCTCGTGGACCAGCCTGAAGTCGGCGCGGGCGTGAGCGTCAGAATAAGGCATCGTGCGGCGCTCGCTCGCGGGGAGATCGTGAGGGTCGACGCGGACGAGATAGAGATCGCCCTCGACGAGCCGGTGCTGGCAATCGCCCCCGGACAGTCGCTCGTGCTGTATGACGGCGAGCGTGTACTCGGCGGTGGCTTCATCGAATCGGCATCGTCTCGCGGCGTAACGCGGGCGCAGCGCACATCGCTCCCGGTTCTCGCGGCGTAG
- a CDS encoding M23 family metallopeptidase — translation MTPSDLVDLRAHSLVIPVVGTKADKLIDSFDDRRGGTRRHEAIDIMAPRGTAAVSADAGTVLKLHNSAAGGLTIYVADLTQRFIMLYAHLDRYRPGLAEGMTVRKGEIIGYVGSSGNASPGAPHLHFAIARSDNPKEWWKGTPLNPFLVWRGK, via the coding sequence GTGACTCCCTCGGATCTCGTCGACCTTCGCGCGCATTCCCTAGTGATTCCGGTTGTGGGCACGAAAGCGGACAAGCTTATCGACAGCTTCGACGATCGCCGCGGGGGCACGCGGCGTCACGAGGCAATCGACATTATGGCGCCCCGCGGCACGGCCGCGGTTTCGGCAGACGCGGGGACGGTACTCAAGCTGCACAACAGCGCGGCGGGCGGACTGACGATCTACGTCGCCGATCTGACACAGCGATTCATCATGCTTTACGCGCATCTCGACCGGTACCGGCCCGGCCTTGCGGAAGGTATGACCGTGAGGAAGGGTGAGATTATCGGTTACGTCGGCTCGTCGGGGAACGCGTCACCCGGTGCGCCGCATCTTCATTTTGCGATCGCGCGGTCGGACAACCCGAAGGAATGGTGGAAGGGCACGCCGCTGAATCCGTTTCTCGTCTGGCGGGGGAAATAG
- the dnaJ gene encoding molecular chaperone DnaJ, which yields MAQTKDFYAVLGVPSTATQDEIKKAYRKLAKKYHPDANANDAKASERFKEISEANTVLGDAEKRKQYDEMRRLGAFGGFGGFGGAGAGRSSSRAGQSAGANPNINFQDFDIGGLGGLGDLFGSIFGGGARGGGRPSGPQRGQNIEANLDIPFRIAAKGGKVPVDLEVNEECPTCHGSGGAPGATMKVCPECSGRGVVSFGQGGFAVNRPCPVCLGRGQVPSQVCATCNGNGEVRARKKVLITVPAGVDTGSKIRLKGQGGKGSANGPPGDLLITFTVTPDRFYKREGLDIIATLPINIAQATLGSKISVKTLDGKKVLIRIPAGTPSGKRFRVKGQGIQKGDERGDLIVEVKIETPDKLSDEQQRMMREFAEAGGMKY from the coding sequence ATGGCGCAGACCAAGGACTTTTACGCCGTTCTGGGAGTACCCTCCACCGCCACCCAGGACGAGATAAAAAAGGCGTATCGCAAGCTGGCGAAGAAATACCATCCCGACGCCAACGCGAACGACGCCAAGGCCTCTGAACGGTTCAAGGAAATCTCCGAAGCGAACACCGTCCTTGGCGATGCCGAGAAGCGGAAGCAGTACGATGAAATGCGCCGTCTCGGTGCGTTCGGGGGTTTCGGTGGATTCGGTGGCGCCGGCGCAGGGAGATCTTCATCGCGGGCCGGCCAGAGCGCTGGCGCGAATCCGAACATCAACTTCCAGGATTTCGACATCGGCGGACTCGGCGGCCTCGGCGACCTCTTTGGTTCGATCTTCGGCGGCGGTGCGCGCGGAGGCGGCCGCCCTTCCGGTCCGCAGAGGGGACAGAACATCGAAGCGAACCTCGACATACCGTTTCGCATCGCCGCAAAAGGCGGGAAGGTGCCGGTTGACCTCGAGGTGAACGAGGAATGTCCGACGTGTCACGGCTCCGGTGGCGCTCCTGGTGCGACGATGAAGGTTTGCCCGGAATGCTCCGGACGCGGCGTAGTCTCTTTCGGTCAGGGCGGCTTCGCGGTCAACCGTCCCTGCCCGGTCTGCCTCGGCCGGGGGCAGGTTCCATCACAGGTTTGTGCGACCTGCAACGGCAACGGCGAGGTGCGTGCGCGGAAAAAGGTTCTCATCACCGTGCCGGCAGGCGTCGACACGGGGTCGAAGATCAGGCTCAAGGGTCAGGGGGGCAAAGGATCAGCGAACGGCCCGCCGGGCGACCTCCTCATCACGTTCACGGTTACGCCTGACAGGTTCTACAAGCGCGAAGGATTGGACATCATCGCGACGCTTCCGATAAACATCGCGCAGGCAACGCTCGGCTCGAAGATCAGCGTGAAGACGCTTGACGGGAAGAAGGTCCTGATCCGCATCCCCGCAGGGACTCCCTCAGGAAAACGGTTTCGCGTCAAAGGTCAGGGAATACAGAAAGGCGACGAGCGCGGTGATCTCATCGTCGAGGTGAAGATCGAAACGCCGGACAAGCTTTCCGACGAGCAGCAGCGCATGATGCGCGAGTTCGCGGAAGCGGGTGGGATGAAGTATTAA
- a CDS encoding nucleotide exchange factor GrpE, translating into MRRNKDRMADSTTQDDFLNGDGVPATDAAATPAPLVDTDEGAAAVQDQDGIGDRISELQRDLTTERDKLLRLAAEFDNYRKRMMRERLEAEARGKAELVKDILEPLDDIARFAHVDPAVTDSTTLAEGVAMVERKLEKTLRTAGLEPMNPVGEPFDPARHEAVGTEPAVTPDEDGTVGRVYQIGYTFKGQLLRPARVVVRQFTDAD; encoded by the coding sequence ATGAGACGGAACAAGGATCGAATGGCGGATTCGACGACGCAGGACGACTTTCTGAATGGCGATGGTGTTCCTGCAACAGACGCTGCTGCAACGCCTGCGCCCTTGGTCGACACAGACGAGGGAGCCGCGGCTGTCCAGGATCAGGACGGCATCGGCGATCGAATCTCCGAGCTCCAGCGCGACCTCACGACGGAACGCGACAAGCTGTTGAGGCTTGCAGCCGAATTCGACAACTACAGGAAGCGCATGATGCGCGAGCGCCTCGAGGCAGAGGCGCGTGGGAAGGCCGAGCTGGTGAAGGACATCCTCGAGCCGCTGGACGACATCGCGCGATTTGCTCACGTCGACCCTGCCGTCACTGATTCCACAACGCTGGCTGAAGGCGTGGCGATGGTCGAGCGAAAGCTCGAAAAGACGCTGCGCACTGCCGGGCTCGAGCCCATGAACCCCGTTGGGGAGCCGTTCGATCCCGCCCGACATGAAGCCGTCGGCACCGAGCCGGCCGTCACGCCTGATGAGGACGGCACAGTCGGACGCGTCTACCAGATCGGCTACACCTTCAAGGGACAGCTGCTGCGGCCCGCGCGCGTGGTTGTGAGGCAGTTCACGGACGCCGATTAG
- a CDS encoding competence/damage-inducible protein A translates to MKIEVVTIGDELLLGFTVDTNAAHLARELAAIGVGVARRSTVGDSPDAIATAVGEALERSEGVITTGGLGPTADDMTKSAIAELFGREMVLDESIVRWLDDRWAKMGRTGRIPESNFTQAMLPAGAEIIPNAHGSAPGIWLEDDRGRWVAMLPGVPREMRAMLAEQLVPRLLTRLGVNSEGSGGSLSVIVSRTLRTTGIAESALADLLGDLGRSVDGLAPAFLPAVEGVDIRLTSIGMSEADASKRLTGAMVKLRDVIGRYVYAEGGVDLAEVVLEECRARNVRIAVAESCTGGLLGARITAIPGASDVFLGGVLAYDNSVKTEMLGVDESVLSGHGAVSEPVALAMAQGVRARLSSDIGIAITGVAGPSGGTPEKPVGTVWIAIDGTTTRAVGLRLIGDRAEIRQRAAQAALDHLRRQLQSG, encoded by the coding sequence GTGAAGATCGAAGTCGTAACCATCGGAGACGAGCTTCTTCTCGGCTTCACGGTCGACACCAATGCCGCTCATCTCGCGCGAGAACTCGCTGCGATTGGAGTTGGCGTCGCGCGGCGGTCGACGGTAGGTGATTCGCCTGACGCCATCGCGACGGCGGTTGGCGAAGCACTGGAGCGTAGCGAAGGAGTCATCACGACCGGAGGTCTTGGTCCGACCGCAGACGACATGACGAAGAGCGCCATCGCCGAGCTGTTCGGCCGCGAGATGGTTCTGGACGAGTCCATCGTGCGCTGGCTTGATGACCGATGGGCGAAGATGGGACGCACCGGGCGGATCCCGGAATCGAATTTCACGCAGGCGATGCTCCCCGCCGGAGCTGAGATAATTCCGAACGCCCACGGAAGCGCTCCCGGAATCTGGTTGGAGGATGATCGCGGCCGCTGGGTGGCGATGCTCCCCGGAGTTCCGCGGGAGATGCGGGCGATGCTCGCGGAGCAGCTGGTGCCGCGCCTGCTCACACGCCTCGGCGTGAATTCAGAGGGGTCCGGCGGCTCATTGAGCGTGATCGTTTCGCGTACGCTTCGGACGACCGGGATCGCCGAGTCCGCGCTGGCCGATCTGCTGGGGGATCTTGGACGCTCGGTTGATGGGCTTGCCCCGGCGTTTCTGCCTGCCGTCGAGGGCGTTGATATCCGCTTGACGAGCATTGGCATGAGCGAGGCTGATGCGTCGAAGCGACTCACCGGGGCAATGGTGAAACTTCGCGACGTGATTGGCCGGTATGTCTATGCCGAAGGCGGGGTCGATCTCGCTGAAGTAGTTCTGGAAGAATGCCGTGCGCGGAACGTAAGGATTGCGGTCGCGGAGAGCTGCACCGGCGGGCTTCTCGGAGCGCGCATCACGGCAATTCCGGGGGCCAGCGACGTTTTTCTCGGAGGCGTGCTGGCGTATGACAACTCGGTGAAAACGGAAATGCTTGGCGTCGATGAGAGCGTGCTGAGCGGTCACGGCGCGGTGAGCGAGCCGGTTGCGCTCGCCATGGCGCAGGGTGTGCGAGCCCGGTTGTCGTCCGACATCGGGATTGCGATCACGGGTGTCGCTGGGCCGAGTGGCGGAACGCCCGAAAAACCGGTTGGGACAGTCTGGATTGCAATCGATGGCACGACGACGCGGGCCGTCGGGCTGCGGCTCATCGGCGATCGCGCGGAGATAAGGCAGCGGGCGGCGCAAGCGGCTCTCGATCACCTGCGACGGCAGTTGCAAAGCGGTTAG